A section of the Bryobacteraceae bacterium genome encodes:
- the lipA gene encoding lipoyl synthase, whose protein sequence is MALKRLVRRLELHTVCESAACPNIGECWNHRTATFMILGNFCTRRCGFCAVQKGQPLPVDPDEPRRVAEACKHLGLRHAVITSVNRDDLKDGGAGHFAAVIRAIRERIPGCRVEVLVPDFQGSWEAMKTVMDAAPDVLNHNIETVPRLYREVRFGARYERSLEMLAYAAELRPDIPTKSGLMVGLGESDEEVIAVLGDLRRHGVRIVTIGQYLRPTLKHLPVLRYVTPEQFAEYRRSALEMGFEHVESGPFVRSSYHAAEALDGGR, encoded by the coding sequence ATGGCACTCAAGCGGCTGGTGCGTCGGCTGGAGCTGCACACAGTGTGCGAGTCGGCCGCCTGCCCCAACATCGGTGAATGCTGGAACCACCGCACGGCGACCTTCATGATTCTGGGGAACTTCTGCACGCGCCGCTGCGGCTTTTGCGCGGTTCAGAAGGGGCAGCCGCTGCCAGTCGATCCCGATGAGCCGCGCCGCGTGGCTGAAGCCTGCAAGCACCTCGGGCTCAGGCACGCCGTGATCACCAGTGTGAACCGCGACGACCTGAAAGACGGCGGCGCGGGCCATTTCGCGGCGGTGATTCGCGCCATCCGCGAACGGATCCCCGGCTGCCGCGTGGAAGTGCTGGTGCCGGACTTCCAGGGCTCGTGGGAAGCCATGAAGACGGTGATGGACGCCGCGCCCGACGTGCTGAACCACAACATTGAAACGGTGCCGCGCCTGTACCGCGAGGTCCGGTTCGGCGCCCGCTATGAACGGTCGCTGGAAATGCTGGCCTATGCCGCTGAACTGCGCCCGGACATTCCGACCAAGTCGGGCCTGATGGTCGGGCTGGGCGAGAGCGACGAGGAAGTGATCGCGGTGCTCGGCGACCTGCGCCGGCACGGGGTCCGGATCGTGACCATCGGACAGTATCTGCGGCCCACGCTGAAGCACCTCCCGGTCCTGCGCTACGTGACGCCGGAGCAGTTCGCCGAATACCGCCGGTCTGCCTTGGAAATGGGATTCGAGCACGTCGAATCGGGTCCATTCGTGCGATCTTCGTATCACGCCGCAGAAGCGCTCGACGGCGGGCGGTGA
- the hutI gene encoding imidazolonepropionase — translation MVFLAGDWERYDVKSPVMPNRLLVRGARQLLTLRGSGTPRRGAELGDLSIIENGAMLVENGRVTAVGPASRIENLTAARRAEELHVRGRVVMPGFIDGHTHLLYAAPRLDDFAMRISGRSYEEIAAAGGGIASTVRKVRRASQSTLRGQALRELWRMASCGTTTVEAKSGYALDAAGELRCLRVLASLEGEPLEIVPTFLGAHAVPPEFEGRPDAYIDYLIAEVMPAVAARKLARFADVYCDRNAFSLPQARRYLEAARRFGFELRLHAAQFADIGAVALAVELGARSVDHLERIDPAVIPVLARSNTVATLLPGSVLFLGGSHYAPARALIEAGAAVALATDYNPGTSPMWNMQMAVALACTQLRMTPAEAITAATVNAAHSLGIADRTGTLEAGKQADFVVMDVTDYREIGYYFGANLAVTTVKNGRILNPPDEVVINGKEAG, via the coding sequence ATGGTATTTCTCGCCGGGGATTGGGAACGGTACGATGTGAAGAGTCCAGTGATGCCGAACCGGTTGCTTGTCCGGGGAGCCCGGCAATTGTTAACTCTCCGTGGAAGCGGGACGCCGCGCCGCGGCGCAGAGCTCGGCGACCTGTCCATCATCGAGAACGGGGCGATGCTGGTGGAGAACGGGCGAGTCACCGCCGTCGGCCCGGCCAGCCGGATAGAGAACCTGACGGCAGCGCGCCGCGCCGAAGAGTTGCACGTCCGGGGCCGGGTTGTGATGCCCGGCTTTATCGATGGCCACACGCACCTTCTGTATGCCGCTCCGCGGCTGGACGACTTCGCCATGCGCATTTCCGGGCGGAGTTACGAGGAGATTGCCGCGGCTGGCGGCGGCATCGCGTCCACGGTGAGAAAAGTCCGGCGTGCCAGTCAGTCCACGCTGCGAGGGCAGGCGCTGCGCGAGCTGTGGCGGATGGCATCCTGTGGCACGACCACCGTGGAAGCGAAGAGCGGTTATGCCCTGGATGCCGCCGGCGAACTGCGCTGCCTGCGGGTTCTGGCCAGCCTGGAGGGCGAGCCGCTGGAAATCGTCCCGACGTTCCTCGGTGCCCACGCCGTGCCGCCGGAGTTTGAGGGACGCCCGGACGCTTACATCGACTACCTGATTGCGGAAGTAATGCCCGCGGTGGCCGCAAGGAAGCTGGCCCGCTTCGCAGACGTCTATTGCGACCGCAACGCCTTCAGCCTGCCGCAGGCGCGCCGCTACCTGGAGGCGGCCCGGCGCTTCGGGTTCGAACTGCGCCTCCATGCGGCGCAGTTTGCCGACATCGGCGCGGTGGCGCTGGCGGTGGAGCTGGGCGCGCGGAGCGTGGATCATCTGGAGCGGATCGACCCGGCGGTGATTCCCGTCCTCGCCCGTTCCAACACGGTGGCGACCCTGCTGCCCGGCTCGGTGCTGTTCCTGGGCGGCTCGCACTACGCCCCGGCCCGCGCGCTGATCGAAGCCGGCGCGGCCGTCGCGCTGGCCACGGACTACAATCCTGGCACGAGCCCCATGTGGAACATGCAGATGGCGGTGGCGCTGGCCTGCACGCAGCTCCGGATGACACCGGCCGAGGCGATCACCGCCGCCACCGTGAACGCGGCGCATTCGCTCGGCATCGCCGACCGGACCGGGACGCTGGAGGCAGGCAAGCAGGCGGATTTTGTCGTCATGGACGTGACCGATTACCGCGAAATTGGCTACTATTTCGGAGCGAATCTCGCGGTCACCACCGTCAAAAATGGGCGGATCCTGAATCCGCCGGATGAGGTTGTCATCAATGGAAAAGAAGCTGGTTGA